Genomic DNA from Paenibacillus borealis:
CGCAAATACCTGGCGGCCCGCCAGCAGATTTCTGGCAATTACAGAGCGGCCCTTCTTGGAACCCGCTCCTTCCACCACACTGCCGTCCTCATAGTAGAAGCTGGCGTAGCTGTAATAAGCGGTCTTCGTTACGGAGGAGAAGGTCGGGCAGATCGCGTAGGCATTGGAGAACTCCATACCCGACAAGCTCGCCCCTGCTTCAGCGGCGAATAAGTACCCGTCACCCGTCAATACGTTGCAGCCCAGCGCCTTGCTGAGGAAAGCGCAGCCCCCGGTAGCGATAACTACCGCCCCGGCATGCACACTCCAGGCCTCTCCGCTCTGGGTCTGCACTCCGGCGGCTCCGGCTACCCCGTGCTCATCGGCGAGCAGCTCCAGCACCGGGCTGTGGTCCAGAATCTTCACCCCCGCCTTCTTCACCAGCTTGCGCATCAGGCGCATATATTCAGGTCCTTGCAGGCTCCGGCGGTATTGATTGCCTTCCTCATCCACCGGGAACGGATAGCCGGCAACGCCCAGTCTATTCATGTTCTCATAGGTCCGGTCCAGCACCCTGTCCATCCAGCGGTGCTCAGCCAGCTTGCCGCCCATCGTGTAGCGGCTGGCCTTCGCTGCTTCACGCAGCTCCTCCTCCGGCTTCACGTACCACACTCCTGTGCCCGACGGGGCAGTCGCACCGCTGGAGCCGCAGTATCCCTTATCAGCCAGGATCACCTTTGCTCCCTTAGCTGCGGCTGTAAGTGCCGCCCATGTTCCTGCCGGACCACCGCCGATTACCAATACATCCGCCGTCAGTTTCAATGTTTCCTTCAGTGCCGGTTGGTTCATGTTGTTGCCCCCTTGGTTTCATTAGCATTTCAGAAGCGTTTCAGCAACTTGTCATTAGCCTTGATAGCTGTCACGCCAGTACAGGAATTTGCGTTCGATGACGCGGAATAGAGAATCAATCAGCTTGCCGACCACTGCAAAAATAATAATTCCGACAAAAATAACTGCCGTATTGGAATTCTGCTTCGCCTCATTAATTAGGAATCCAACACCGGACTGTGATCCGATCAGTTCGGCAACCACCAGACCGATCCAGGCCACAGCCATCGACAGGCGCAGTCCCAGCAGAATGCCCGGCAGCGCCGCCGGCAGGATCAGCCGCCGCAGCTTCTGCAGCGGGCTGAATCCGAGCACCCGGGCTACTTCAAACAGCTTGTTGTCCACTCCCCGGATGCCCATAAAAGTATTAATATAGAGCGGGAAGAAAGAGCCGCTCATAATAATAACCACCTTCGAAATCTCCCCGAAGCCGAACCATAGAATGATCAGCGGGGCAATAGCCAGATGGGGAACCAGCCGCAGAATCTGCACGCTCGGGTCCAGCAGATAGGCTGCGCTGCGGAAGAGGCCGGTCAGTGTCCCCAGCAGCAGGCCGAGAATTCCTCCAATCAGGAACCCGATGCCAGCCCGTCCGATACTGACGCCCAGATGATGAATAAGCTCCCCGCTAACCGCCAGATCCGCAAATGCGGAGAGAATGCTCAGCGGTGCCGGAAGAAATTCCGGCGAGATCCAGCCTGCACTCCCGGCAAGCTGCCATAAGGCGATTACGGCTACGGGAATTAGCGCCCCGGTGCCCCAGTCGGACAAGAGAGCTTTCCAGGAAGCAACAGTTAATCTTCTCTTGTTGTTATGCGTAGTAATTGAAGCCGTTCCGCTATAATCACGGGCTTCCCTTACCCCCTTGGCGGTCTTGATTATTGCTTCTATCCCTTCACTCATGCGGTTCTTCCCCTCCTATCCTTGATAGCTGTCCCGCCACCGCAGCAGCCGCTGCTCGATCAGGCGGACAATCGTGTCACTCAGCAATCCGGCAGCGGCAAATACAATAATCCCGACAAACACTACAGGCGTATCGGCAAACTGGCGGGCATCCGACATCATGTAGCCGATCCCAGAGGTGGAAGCAATCAGCTCCGCCACCACCAGACCCAGCCATGAGAGGCCCAGCGACAAGCGCACACCGAGCATAATATTCGGCACTGCTGCCGGGAGCACCAGCCGTACAATCTGTTTCCCTCTGCTGAAGCCAAGCACCCGGGCAACTTCGAACAGCTTGTTATCCGTTCCGCGTATGCCCATGAAGGTATTAATATAAATCGGGAAAAAAGCCCCTTTAGCAATCAGCAGCACCTTGGATTCCTCGCCGATGCCGAACCAGAGAATGAACAGCGGCACTACGGCCAGACTGGGTATCATCCGGATCATTTGCAGCGAAGGATCCAGCAGCTTCTCCGATCTGCGGAATAATCCGACCAGAATGCCGAACAGCAGACCCAGCCCGCCGCCAAGCAGAAATCCTGACAATGCCCGCACAACACTGATTCTGAGGTTGCTCCATAAATCCCCGGTAGACGCCAGCGTAATGAACGACTGGACAATCGTATAAGGAGCCGGGAACAGCATCTCCGAGATCATTCCGTAATGGCTCAGGATCTGCCACAGGATCAACACCCCTGCCGGAAGCAGCAACCCCAGACCGGCAATTGCCGCTTTTCCGGGTCCTTCAGGCCTGCCGGTTCTTCCGGCATTCCCTGCAGCTATAGCGCGTTCAGCCATGGCTGTCCCTCCTTCTGAATTAATTAATATATTCGCATGGATTAAGTCGGATATAAGCCGGCACTTGCTCTCTCTTTTTCACAATACAGCCCTCCTGCACCGTCTTCCTGCATAACCGTTAAGACCGCTGTAGCTCCTCCTTTACGATCACATTCTGAAATCCTGCACAAAATACATCATTTCCCTCATCATATCGTTCATAACTCAAAATTGTTGTACAAAAGGCATCAATTGTTCCTCTCCAAGCCTCTCAGCGGGATAATTCTTGTATTCTGTACAACATCCCTTCGAACTCGCCTGGTATCGTTGATCAAAGTTGTATTACGTACAACAATATGCGTTTACCGTGTCTACCCAAGAGTCTCCATTCAGACAACAACGAACTACGAACCACGAATAAGGAGTCACTTATATTCCCGCCCCATCCTTCAGCTCAAGCTCGTCGACCTTCTCAAAGTAGTTCAATACCTTCAGGCGCAGCTCTTGAAAGGAGGTTGTTGTTTTTTTGCGCGGATAGGGGAGGTCGACAGGAACGATCTTGCGGATTTTACCCGGGCGGGGTTCAAGGATGACGACCCGGTTGCCGAGGAATACTGCTTCATCAATATCATGGGTTACAAAAATCATCGTAGTCCGGTTCCGCCGCCAAATATCGAGCAGCACCGTCTGCATATGCGCCCGGGTGAAGGCATCCAGCGCACCAAAGGGTTCGTCAAGCAGCAGAATCTTCGGATTCCGCAGCAGCGCACGGGCAATTGCCACACGCTGAGCCATCCCGCCCGACAGCTCGCGGGGGTAGGATTTCTCGAAGCCGCCCAGCTTCACGAGATCAATCAGCTCATCTACCCTCTTCCGGATATCCGGCCTGCCCAGCGGCAGATCAGAGGCAATGTTCTTCTCTACCGTAAGCCACGGGAACAAGCGGTGCTCCTGAAAAATAAACCCCTTGTCGATTCCCGGCCCGCCTATCTCTGCACCTTCCAGCGTAACTTTACCGGTATAGCCGGTATCCAGACCGGCAACGATGCGCAGCAGGGTGCTTTTGCCGCAGCCGCTGGGACCAATCACCGTGATGAATTCCCCTTCCTCTACATGCAGCTCCACATCCTGCAATGCCTGTACATGTCCTCCGGCGGTATCAAAGCGCTTATTCAGCTGTGTGATGGACAATAAAGCCTCTCCCATATCTGCTCCTCCTTCTGGTTGAACTATCATGTATGAATACAAAAAAACAGAGGAACCTCGCGATCGGACTCGCGCGGCACCTCTGTCTGTACAGTCGGCTGTGTTTATTCCTAAGTAAATCAATTGGAATTTGTAAATTTAAAATATCACCTATCTGTAAATCTGTCAATGAAAATACACAAATTCCGCCCGGATTAATTATTTTTGATATAGACATTGCGGAAATCTCCATATCCCTTCAGGTGTATACGCAAAAAAAAACGGCATTGCTCTTTTGGTGATACTTGCTGTATGATCCCCTCCCCATTTCACAAACTTACACTCATATACTTACATTTTGTAAGTAATTATGATATAGTAGACTATATCCTTGCTGTAACGGACAAGCTTAACTTTAAACATCATAAATATTCTGGATAATAAGGGGTCTGTACCAATGAACAATCAAGGGAACAATCAAGGGAACAATCAAGGGAATGATCAAGCGAAACAAGCGGCTGAACCGGAGTTCGAGTTCGGTATTTATACACTCGGAGATATCGTAGCCGATTGCCAAACGGGGCAGCGGATCAGTCCCCGCCAGCGGCTGCATGAAGTGATTGCTGCAGCGAAGCTTGCCGATGAAGCAGGTCTGGACGTATTCGGCGTGGGCGAACATCACCGGCTGGATTTCGTCATCTCGTCAGTGCCGGTTGTGCTGGCAGCTATTGCCCAGGTTACAGAGCGGATTAAGCTCACCAGTGCAACCACCGTACTGAGTACGATTGATCCGGTTCGTGTCTTCGAGGATTTCGCTACACTGGATCTGCTGTCAGACGGCCGGGCAGAGATTATCGCCGGACGCGGCGCTTTCCTGGAATCCTTCCCGCTGTTCGGCTATGAGCTGGAGGATTACAAGCAGCTGTTCAGCGAGAATCTCGACCTGCTGCTCACGCTGAACCAGCATGAGGTCATGAACTGGGAAGGCAAGTTCCGCTCCCCGCTGCATAACGCTGAGATTGCTCCGCGTCCGCTGCAGCAGAAGCTCCCGCTCTGGGTCGGCATCGGCGGTTCGGCCGAAAGTGCCCAGAAAGCCGGCGCGCTGGGTGTAGGTATGGCTATCGCCATTCTGAGCGGCAGTCCGGAGCCTTTCCAGAATCTGGCCGACACCTACCGCCGCTCTGGCGCCGCAGCAGGGCACGGGCCGGAAGACTTGAAGATCGCCATTACGAGCCACGGTTACATCGCCAAGACATCCCAGCAGGCACTGGATGAGTATTATCCTTATTACTATAGCTACCGCAATGCGATCAGCCCGAAACCCGGCCAGGAATACCGTGTCTCACGCAAGGAATTCGGCCGGTTCACCTCTCCGGACAATACCCTGGCAGTGGGCAGCCCGCAGCAGATTGTTGAGAAAATCCTCTATCAGCATGAGCTGTTCGGCCATCACCGCTTCATGACCCAGCTGGATATCGGCGGCCTTCCCTATGCCAAGGTCGCAGAAGCCATCGAGCTGCTGGCAACAGAAGTAGCTCCGGTTGTGCGGCGTGAGCTCGCCAAGAAGCGCAGCGGAATCTCCGCTCCGCAATCATAAACAAGACCAAAAAGTTGCCGCCCTATAACCGGGCAGCAATTTTTTTTGCGCAAAATAAATAGCATATGTATCAGAATATATCCGGCAGATGGAGCCGGCACACCTGCTGCAGCGCGTCATAACTGCCCGTGAACTCAAGCTGCCGGAGAATATCAAGGTAACTCAATAACTGGTCCGTATCGACTTTATGCTTCAGACAAAGCAGCGTGATCTCATAGTACACCAATGTGACAATTTTATCGTACAGCAGATTCGTCTTATCCGCCAAGGGCAGCGCCTTCATAAGAAAGAACAGGCTTTGTTCATAGTTCTGCTCTTTCAGGCAAATTTTCGCGATGTTCTGCATCAGATGCTGCTGAATGGTCCGGCTCTCGGCGAAGTCATGGTATTTATCAAACTCATCTGCAGCCCTTCGTCCAAAAAAGATCGCATCGCCGCTGCTCAAAGTGAACAGGAAATTATTCAGCAGCTTGAACTCATACAGATACCATATATCTGCCCCCATCAGATAAGGCTTGATCTCCTCCGCTAATTCGCTTAATTGCCGGATCTCATCCTCCCGCTGATACTGAATCAGAAAACCCTGGCCCAGCAGATACAAATGATAATAAGCCTCCGTGCGGGTCACTTCATACAAGGAGCGGCATTCATAGCTAATTGTCCGCACCTTACCGAATTCATAGCGGTTCGCCACCTCTACCAGACTTAAGTGAAGCGTCCGTTTCTCCGGCTGTGCATAACCATTATGCAGGAACAGCAGCTCCTCAAGGGACATTTCCAGCTTGTCCAGCAGCAGAATCAGCTTGTCATATCCGGGATAATATTTCCCGCCCTCAAAACGTGACAAGTTGGAACGGCTCATAATCCCATCCGCCAGAATCGACTGGCTGATTCCTTTGGAGGAACGGATTTGCTTAATTGCAGGTCCCAGAAACATAACTCTTTACCACTCCGCTCTGCCATGTGAGTATACAGCACAATGTCCAAATCTAATTTTCATTGTATGCTACACTCGCCACAAATAAAATCACAAATTGCGGAGGAAGATTTACCATGGGTTATCAAATGTCACGGAAGCTAAACAGCAGGGTATGGAATA
This window encodes:
- a CDS encoding ABC transporter permease, with product MAERAIAAGNAGRTGRPEGPGKAAIAGLGLLLPAGVLILWQILSHYGMISEMLFPAPYTIVQSFITLASTGDLWSNLRISVVRALSGFLLGGGLGLLFGILVGLFRRSEKLLDPSLQMIRMIPSLAVVPLFILWFGIGEESKVLLIAKGAFFPIYINTFMGIRGTDNKLFEVARVLGFSRGKQIVRLVLPAAVPNIMLGVRLSLGLSWLGLVVAELIASTSGIGYMMSDARQFADTPVVFVGIIVFAAAGLLSDTIVRLIEQRLLRWRDSYQG
- a CDS encoding LLM class flavin-dependent oxidoreductase, translating into MNNQGNNQGNNQGNDQAKQAAEPEFEFGIYTLGDIVADCQTGQRISPRQRLHEVIAAAKLADEAGLDVFGVGEHHRLDFVISSVPVVLAAIAQVTERIKLTSATTVLSTIDPVRVFEDFATLDLLSDGRAEIIAGRGAFLESFPLFGYELEDYKQLFSENLDLLLTLNQHEVMNWEGKFRSPLHNAEIAPRPLQQKLPLWVGIGGSAESAQKAGALGVGMAIAILSGSPEPFQNLADTYRRSGAAAGHGPEDLKIAITSHGYIAKTSQQALDEYYPYYYSYRNAISPKPGQEYRVSRKEFGRFTSPDNTLAVGSPQQIVEKILYQHELFGHHRFMTQLDIGGLPYAKVAEAIELLATEVAPVVRRELAKKRSGISAPQS
- a CDS encoding ABC transporter ATP-binding protein, yielding MGEALLSITQLNKRFDTAGGHVQALQDVELHVEEGEFITVIGPSGCGKSTLLRIVAGLDTGYTGKVTLEGAEIGGPGIDKGFIFQEHRLFPWLTVEKNIASDLPLGRPDIRKRVDELIDLVKLGGFEKSYPRELSGGMAQRVAIARALLRNPKILLLDEPFGALDAFTRAHMQTVLLDIWRRNRTTMIFVTHDIDEAVFLGNRVVILEPRPGKIRKIVPVDLPYPRKKTTTSFQELRLKVLNYFEKVDELELKDGAGI
- a CDS encoding helix-turn-helix domain-containing protein, coding for MFLGPAIKQIRSSKGISQSILADGIMSRSNLSRFEGGKYYPGYDKLILLLDKLEMSLEELLFLHNGYAQPEKRTLHLSLVEVANRYEFGKVRTISYECRSLYEVTRTEAYYHLYLLGQGFLIQYQREDEIRQLSELAEEIKPYLMGADIWYLYEFKLLNNFLFTLSSGDAIFFGRRAADEFDKYHDFAESRTIQQHLMQNIAKICLKEQNYEQSLFFLMKALPLADKTNLLYDKIVTLVYYEITLLCLKHKVDTDQLLSYLDILRQLEFTGSYDALQQVCRLHLPDIF
- a CDS encoding ABC transporter permease, whose protein sequence is MSEGIEAIIKTAKGVREARDYSGTASITTHNNKRRLTVASWKALLSDWGTGALIPVAVIALWQLAGSAGWISPEFLPAPLSILSAFADLAVSGELIHHLGVSIGRAGIGFLIGGILGLLLGTLTGLFRSAAYLLDPSVQILRLVPHLAIAPLIILWFGFGEISKVVIIMSGSFFPLYINTFMGIRGVDNKLFEVARVLGFSPLQKLRRLILPAALPGILLGLRLSMAVAWIGLVVAELIGSQSGVGFLINEAKQNSNTAVIFVGIIIFAVVGKLIDSLFRVIERKFLYWRDSYQG
- a CDS encoding FAD-dependent oxidoreductase, whose protein sequence is MNQPALKETLKLTADVLVIGGGPAGTWAALTAAAKGAKVILADKGYCGSSGATAPSGTGVWYVKPEEELREAAKASRYTMGGKLAEHRWMDRVLDRTYENMNRLGVAGYPFPVDEEGNQYRRSLQGPEYMRLMRKLVKKAGVKILDHSPVLELLADEHGVAGAAGVQTQSGEAWSVHAGAVVIATGGCAFLSKALGCNVLTGDGYLFAAEAGASLSGMEFSNAYAICPTFSSVTKTAYYSYASFYYEDGSVVEGAGSKKGRSVIARNLLAGRQVFAKLDGADEALQPLLRVAQTNFFLPFDRRGINPFKDVFPVTLRLEGTVRGTGGIRITDENCGTGVPGLYAAGDAATRELICGGFTGGGSHNAAWAMSSGSFAGEGAAAYAAGLGRHSDHRAPVGLSSSPLVHQEVKAGAAARTAEYVEAVQAEVKPYDINLFRTEQGLASSLERLDGLWKEQRSREIQRTPEGVKAREAEAMTATARWMYSSALARTETRGMHKREDFKGSDDSQHHRLISGGLDQVWVKTEEVAKESVLL